One genomic region from Pyrobaculum islandicum DSM 4184 encodes:
- a CDS encoding 4Fe-4S dicluster domain-containing protein, with protein MVSIKFPKPDEGFAVLVDLDRCIGCRACQVACKEWNGLPAERTTFTGSLTSPQSLTAKSWKVVFYYEGVTKKYLLTPAGEVAFSQIEISSLPFNCMHCVEAPCARACPVGAIKVTPEGAVVINRDECVGCGYCQMACPYDVPKRGDDGKFYKCTFCVDRIQNGKEPACVEVCPNRVFTFGPARDIIEKARQEEAKGRKVYGLNVDKYVGGSVRWIYVTSERRSFAIDRHFADKGKPVAVQEVREVLKPLVTIGGAALAGVLAVLGFVAWRRARVEEKK; from the coding sequence ATGGTGTCGATAAAGTTTCCCAAACCAGACGAGGGCTTTGCTGTTTTAGTAGATTTAGACAGATGTATTGGATGTAGAGCTTGCCAAGTGGCATGTAAAGAGTGGAATGGATTACCTGCGGAACGTACAACATTTACAGGTAGCTTAACTTCGCCACAATCGCTAACAGCAAAAAGTTGGAAGGTTGTATTTTACTATGAGGGTGTAACTAAAAAGTATCTGTTAACACCAGCTGGAGAAGTCGCTTTTAGTCAGATAGAAATTTCATCACTTCCATTCAACTGTATGCATTGTGTTGAGGCGCCATGTGCAAGAGCTTGTCCTGTTGGCGCGATAAAAGTTACCCCCGAGGGCGCCGTTGTAATAAATAGAGACGAGTGTGTTGGCTGTGGCTACTGCCAGATGGCATGTCCCTATGACGTGCCGAAGAGGGGAGACGACGGAAAGTTCTACAAGTGCACCTTCTGTGTAGACAGAATACAAAACGGTAAGGAGCCTGCATGTGTCGAAGTATGTCCAAATAGAGTGTTTACCTTCGGGCCGGCGAGGGACATAATTGAAAAGGCTAGGCAGGAGGAGGCTAAAGGCAGAAAGGTATATGGCCTCAACGTGGATAAATACGTCGGCGGCTCTGTCAGGTGGATATATGTGACCTCTGAGAGGAGGAGCTTTGCCATAGACAGACACTTTGCCGACAAGGGCAAGCCCGTGGCTGTGCAGGAAGTCAGAGAAGTTTTGAAGCCGCTTGTCACCATAGGAGGCGCTGCGCTTGCTGGCGTTCTTGCTGTTTTGGGTTTTGTTGCTTGGCGTCGGGCGAGGGTAGAAGAGAAAAAATAA
- a CDS encoding molybdopterin dinucleotide binding domain-containing protein, which translates to MVDGAPQGVCGRGEEEGWAMTEAVLSRRDFLKASAAAMAVGIAAGAFVKAQLYSEVEQDQNWWSGATGKFKGYPTLYRVPPTGGVKEVGGSFEVSTPDGLKTISLKWWENWIDWREYDAKAWPKPRERRYFIATGGVCGGCEVSCHFVVWIDKDTKLARKVMVNPLNKSNWGLCVRGQSAAAAAAHPDRIVYILSKIDPKTGKRVGARGDDNFVRVTYDESLEIVSDYYAKAFYEYFVEGNPIGSTRLHWHEGRPLQTGYFTHHPWVKDWEQQHAFGSHTNLCSSGARLGNNLWIAMDRNSPDYYRAKVVVNHGMGHLGDAAHFLMSHGPRLAVARFKGTKIISVREKYFHTELLADYWVAPWPGTEAWLWAAVANVLINELNAVDWEFVRRWWNWDWFLRDRKLLQHLYNMGYIKTLPPDDIYGVTEDGVVYIKDYAKAWDYFQKFLREYFANFTPEYAAWVTRLNAKTPPPDPLTEEEVRNAATLIRAIAKEVAAAGKALSINQWRGPVQTYGGWMLARMFFLLIALTGAVGTVGGTGAASWHNTDFMYYWWQGTLAAQVLKRKLDGPAVWNINMIAPEESAFGSYDPTNTIPFRMYDPEWQEYWRSLGFAVPDRVYVWIWRVVNPPATYQAGAQWVRFFANPDKVELTVHMTQFWNESCYFSDLCISEGHWFERHDPQPAAPGIYAPDRWFSVRWPSYVIFLMRMGWRPKDPHRSALEAHQQIGLGDVISPEEWYLELAWRTIAKTVLMAKKNGRPVEDLLRDKEVDYLGAKVKIPSLADRLAFLIDVNRGKRYAAQLGIPPEQLPEKLIRDLYDGKITYEQFVNDIRKQVMPTIWDMYNWAVYAYSPTVVKFSKDKGLEPVEALELYQFVIHDTNVYAEKTYLKKVPREQVARVDPITKLAYDSAGNIVGVEIDGEIYLGFNVLGTVTHTLKLEWYSPAMAEQELREVSIPIIPLEADLKKAIAGDLATVQKLINAKLHFVIPIHDFWARIPGLTTGIDPRKGEFDLVANSRFLYQGENTRVQQMWYSFELWPSLYLWMNPIDAQLLGLKTGDTVRVRVLIQALNDLEVSSFVTKVWVTPRVREGVVVLLHGAYRWRPAWWNYSKVLEVAGSYPTSAVFQTVDIKVDGASLVDKIRAGDFNWRRLKWTKVADPAPVSEEELGKIAITKLYKERGMPYWDLAKYVWWKETGTTYDFVLPQTNDPIAWTNLWHFKVKIEKADPKEYGSMEFDFEAAKAAFDFFYKLLTHGSRGKLAQGIYSLWSQRWGGLRLEFPRILGIIRGEVLCPNRKPGAPGCARPDLIGMRRTFLWALGIGPKPAKSAYYWPPKVPDLRELP; encoded by the coding sequence GTGGTGGATGGCGCACCACAAGGCGTATGTGGAAGAGGTGAAGAAGAGGGGTGGGCCATGACGGAGGCGGTTCTCTCAAGGAGAGATTTCCTAAAGGCGAGCGCCGCAGCGATGGCGGTGGGGATCGCCGCCGGCGCCTTTGTAAAAGCTCAGCTCTACAGCGAGGTGGAGCAGGACCAGAACTGGTGGAGCGGCGCCACCGGCAAGTTCAAGGGGTACCCAACCCTCTACCGCGTCCCGCCCACTGGCGGGGTGAAGGAGGTGGGCGGCTCCTTCGAGGTGAGCACCCCCGACGGGCTGAAGACCATATCCCTGAAGTGGTGGGAGAACTGGATAGACTGGCGGGAGTACGACGCAAAGGCGTGGCCTAAGCCCAGGGAGAGGAGGTACTTCATAGCCACCGGCGGAGTCTGTGGCGGGTGCGAGGTGAGTTGCCACTTCGTGGTGTGGATAGACAAAGACACGAAACTGGCTCGGAAGGTAATGGTCAACCCGCTCAACAAGAGCAACTGGGGGCTCTGCGTGCGCGGCCAGAGCGCCGCCGCCGCGGCGGCCCACCCAGACAGAATAGTGTATATACTGAGCAAGATAGACCCCAAGACGGGCAAGAGGGTAGGCGCCAGAGGCGACGACAACTTCGTTAGGGTGACCTACGACGAGTCTCTCGAAATCGTGTCTGACTACTACGCCAAAGCCTTCTACGAGTACTTCGTCGAGGGCAACCCCATAGGCTCGACGAGGTTGCACTGGCACGAGGGCAGACCTCTACAGACCGGCTACTTCACCCACCACCCCTGGGTTAAAGACTGGGAGCAACAACACGCCTTCGGTAGCCACACCAACCTATGTTCGTCGGGCGCCCGCCTAGGCAACAACCTCTGGATCGCTATGGACCGCAACTCGCCGGATTACTACAGGGCGAAGGTGGTGGTCAATCACGGCATGGGCCACCTGGGAGACGCTGCTCACTTCTTAATGTCTCACGGCCCTAGGCTGGCGGTGGCGAGGTTCAAGGGGACTAAGATCATCTCGGTGAGGGAGAAGTACTTCCACACGGAGCTTCTAGCCGACTACTGGGTGGCTCCGTGGCCTGGCACCGAGGCGTGGCTGTGGGCGGCTGTGGCAAACGTCCTCATCAACGAGCTAAACGCGGTGGATTGGGAGTTTGTCAGGAGGTGGTGGAACTGGGACTGGTTCCTGAGGGATAGGAAGCTGTTGCAACACCTCTACAACATGGGCTACATAAAGACGCTCCCGCCCGACGACATATACGGCGTGACAGAAGACGGCGTGGTTTACATAAAGGACTACGCCAAGGCCTGGGACTACTTCCAGAAGTTCCTAAGGGAGTACTTCGCGAACTTCACCCCCGAATACGCCGCGTGGGTCACGAGGCTAAACGCCAAGACGCCGCCGCCCGACCCATTGACAGAGGAGGAGGTCAGAAACGCCGCTACCTTGATACGCGCCATAGCTAAAGAGGTCGCCGCGGCGGGCAAGGCGCTGTCTATAAACCAGTGGCGCGGCCCCGTCCAGACCTACGGCGGGTGGATGTTGGCGAGGATGTTCTTCTTACTAATAGCGCTGACAGGCGCCGTCGGCACAGTGGGGGGCACCGGCGCGGCCTCGTGGCACAACACCGACTTCATGTACTACTGGTGGCAAGGCACCCTCGCGGCCCAGGTGCTGAAGAGGAAGCTAGACGGGCCCGCCGTCTGGAACATAAACATGATAGCGCCAGAGGAAAGCGCCTTCGGGTCCTACGACCCCACTAACACCATACCCTTCAGGATGTACGACCCCGAGTGGCAAGAGTACTGGAGAAGCCTCGGCTTTGCAGTGCCCGACAGAGTGTATGTATGGATATGGCGTGTGGTGAATCCGCCAGCCACGTATCAAGCCGGCGCCCAGTGGGTGAGGTTCTTCGCAAATCCAGATAAAGTAGAACTTACTGTACACATGACCCAGTTCTGGAACGAGAGTTGCTACTTCTCAGACCTCTGTATATCTGAGGGGCACTGGTTCGAGCGTCACGACCCCCAGCCGGCCGCCCCCGGCATATATGCGCCAGATAGGTGGTTCAGCGTGCGGTGGCCCTCCTACGTCATATTCTTGATGAGGATGGGCTGGAGGCCGAAGGACCCGCATAGATCTGCGCTTGAGGCCCACCAGCAGATAGGCCTTGGCGACGTCATCTCGCCGGAGGAGTGGTATCTGGAGCTGGCCTGGAGAACTATAGCGAAGACGGTGCTTATGGCTAAGAAAAACGGGAGGCCCGTGGAGGACCTGCTGAGGGATAAGGAGGTGGACTACCTGGGGGCTAAGGTGAAGATACCCAGTCTCGCCGACAGGCTGGCCTTCCTAATCGATGTCAACAGAGGCAAGCGCTACGCGGCGCAGCTCGGCATTCCGCCCGAGCAGTTGCCCGAGAAGCTGATTAGGGACCTCTACGACGGGAAGATTACCTACGAGCAGTTCGTAAATGATATTAGGAAGCAAGTGATGCCGACGATATGGGATATGTACAACTGGGCTGTATACGCCTACTCGCCCACCGTCGTCAAGTTCTCAAAGGACAAAGGCCTGGAGCCCGTGGAAGCGCTGGAGTTATACCAGTTCGTCATACACGACACTAACGTATACGCCGAGAAGACCTACCTAAAGAAGGTGCCGAGGGAGCAGGTGGCTAGGGTAGACCCCATCACGAAGCTGGCTTACGATAGCGCTGGCAACATAGTCGGCGTAGAGATCGACGGCGAGATATACCTCGGGTTCAACGTCCTCGGCACCGTCACCCACACTCTGAAGCTTGAGTGGTACAGCCCGGCCATGGCTGAGCAGGAGCTAAGAGAGGTGTCTATACCCATTATCCCGTTGGAGGCGGACCTAAAGAAAGCCATTGCAGGAGACTTGGCGACGGTACAGAAGTTGATCAACGCGAAGCTGCACTTCGTCATACCGATTCACGACTTCTGGGCGAGGATCCCCGGCTTAACCACCGGCATCGACCCGAGGAAGGGCGAGTTCGACCTCGTCGCCAACTCCCGCTTCTTGTACCAAGGCGAGAACACCCGCGTGCAACAGATGTGGTACTCCTTCGAGCTGTGGCCCTCGCTCTACCTCTGGATGAACCCCATAGACGCCCAGTTGCTGGGCCTCAAGACCGGCGACACGGTGAGGGTTAGGGTATTGATCCAGGCGTTGAATGACCTAGAGGTGTCTAGCTTTGTAACAAAAGTGTGGGTCACTCCCAGGGTGAGGGAGGGCGTTGTGGTGCTTTTACACGGCGCATATAGGTGGAGGCCGGCTTGGTGGAACTACAGCAAAGTGTTGGAGGTCGCCGGTTCCTACCCAACCTCCGCGGTCTTCCAGACCGTTGATATCAAGGTAGACGGCGCAAGCCTCGTGGATAAGATACGGGCGGGGGACTTCAACTGGAGGCGTCTCAAGTGGACTAAGGTCGCCGATCCCGCGCCTGTGTCTGAGGAGGAGCTTGGCAAGATCGCGATTACGAAGCTGTACAAGGAGAGGGGCATGCCCTATTGGGACCTCGCCAAGTACGTTTGGTGGAAGGAGACCGGCACCACCTACGACTTCGTACTCCCGCAGACCAACGACCCCATCGCCTGGACTAACCTCTGGCACTTCAAGGTCAAGATAGAGAAGGCGGACCCCAAGGAGTACGGCTCTATGGAGTTCGACTTCGAGGCCGCAAAGGCCGCCTTCGACTTCTTCTACAAACTACTGACACACGGCAGCAGGGGCAAGCTGGCCCAGGGCATATACAGCCTGTGGTCCCAGAGGTGGGGCGGGCTGAGGCTGGAGTTCCCACGTATACTCGGCATAATCAGGGGAGAGGTGCTGTGCCCCAACAGGAAGCCCGGCGCGCCCGGTTGCGCGAGACCCGACCTCATTGGGATGAGGCGCACGTTCCTGTGGGCTCTGGGCATAGGCCCCAAGCCCGCCAAGTCTGCCTACTACTGGCCGCCGAAGGTGCCGGACCTCCGCGAGCTTCCGTGA
- a CDS encoding cytochrome b/b6 domain-containing protein, with amino-acid sequence MDRVEVVSIGYRVAHQWNLLLFTVLAITGGALFAIEVLAPLVYAVGAPLAAAVGTDAVTAGVQLFRIAHRFLGHIWGALLLVYAVNLLLFKKVRIFDAFRKPLGQQIREAKALAGHYLFGRPLPEDVKTSMERHNVFVAYMALVLIASVVLLSISGVALVYRDALGLSLAEARLMLLLHDVGFALGLLFVALHIFAVLHPTNRPLLNAMFNDGTIPLDWAKTHMPNYLRRRGIAV; translated from the coding sequence ATGGATAGAGTGGAGGTTGTAAGTATTGGGTATAGGGTTGCCCACCAGTGGAATTTGTTGTTGTTTACTGTGTTGGCGATTACTGGCGGCGCTCTATTTGCCATAGAGGTTTTGGCCCCTCTGGTGTACGCGGTGGGCGCCCCCCTGGCGGCGGCGGTGGGCACAGACGCCGTTACAGCCGGCGTGCAGTTGTTTAGAATTGCCCACAGATTTCTAGGGCATATATGGGGGGCGTTGCTCTTGGTGTACGCCGTCAATCTACTCCTCTTTAAGAAGGTGAGGATTTTTGACGCCTTCCGCAAGCCGCTTGGCCAACAGATTAGGGAAGCTAAGGCGTTGGCTGGGCACTACCTCTTCGGCAGGCCGCTTCCCGAGGACGTCAAGACGTCTATGGAGAGACACAACGTGTTTGTTGCCTACATGGCGCTTGTGCTTATCGCGTCGGTAGTACTCCTCTCTATTAGCGGCGTGGCGCTTGTCTATAGAGACGCCCTAGGCCTATCTCTAGCGGAGGCGAGACTTATGCTGTTGCTACACGACGTCGGCTTCGCCCTAGGGCTACTCTTCGTAGCGCTTCACATATTCGCCGTACTACACCCCACAAACAGACCACTACTCAACGCCATGTTCAACGACGGAACCATCCCACTAGACTGGGCAAAAACACACATGCCAAACTACTTAAGAAGACGTGGAATCGCTGTATAG
- a CDS encoding molybdopterin-dependent oxidoreductase has protein sequence MTLATTRRGLLKIAAIAGSAFALPASAQVPFKEWKTQWTLGEIGRKTDIIKASVVPVVCPYCSIGCSIDMYVVGDKIVHTTGSQDSFINKGALCPKGKAAFQVVDNELRLKKPMIRTGPKPPPEELLRAKSWDELVAIAKKYPPNWREVSWTEALQYIAERLGEILSRWRQNTGAPAQKDGYYYVGKDVPVQVIGSSILVNEESYLIRKLAAFIGTSNMDAQYRKCHSSTVAALAVTYGWGAETATLEDLALADIVLFFSSPAEAHPVSLAHFLKGKRERGTIFITFDPRYSRTAAISDIWVPFRSGTETAILHYILHYAFFERNPPIDQLPEFRRLMSRWNITDDDLADLKELLKDYTADEVSKISGVSVDLLRTVAQIYVENSGVVTNHKKHGVIQWAMGITQHTNATINIIRAIAIVQLLLGNVGYPGGGAHPFRGHSNVQGTTDMHGGGWDALPGYHGNPTSPFEVRLYQDWKLQGMPDAWSWEVPQWARNRFATTAPDRGKADLVKVLQVYKFYGWRRLELAWGLFCGTKPEEDPVNGVVICDFPFGAGSSEITFVRRALAGEIKAAFIFGENPAVTNPNTKLVWAALSSLELLVVTDIFQSETAWFADVVLPAASFAEKEGTRTNTGGVIQWTYRAVSPRGDSRPDYWIVAKIYEYLRRYGVIKLPSEVAGVKTEKVTFRKGGKLVFVYERSLKPDESWNYAGGLGRSAPVSPIEAEVNPRIINKEINFAVLLYQGIYDPIRDEFTTMRKSTRLREEGEIDGVFSKKFMVYKDWGWCWPMNVRFRYNYDVLKVMLGTEVKVKAAGREYVVTGETGEWIDEYTGEYRPAFLPGHNFWVPRSFKRKLSGVADLFGGLDVVTYIRTGEVKIDGKFVVEEGGEVKTLSFEEYVAKTGMKYLWVNDTLYWDEETTSFKAAVKRPYFSGGGWRAFKPKMEQMRELLRKYYQESGSLKIAVLKAIGDMGGWYAGYNFQWPIHTEPVESPDIELAIKYPTLAWLNPYNISVLKEEPDIVRGKPVGVALEPKDLESLPGELVVITSNRLTEHFHSGTMTRNSPMLAELVPEPFVYVPRAIAQKLGIASGDYVDIITARGSIRLKAYVTEGMAYLNVNGKKIPVVSVVWTFGFLGYIGGAVANFIVPDVGDVVTTIQESKAWLGKIKKAEMV, from the coding sequence ATGACGCTGGCGACGACTAGGAGAGGTCTACTGAAGATAGCCGCAATCGCAGGTAGTGCCTTCGCGCTTCCAGCGTCGGCGCAAGTGCCGTTTAAAGAGTGGAAGACTCAGTGGACTCTCGGCGAAATAGGCAGGAAGACTGACATAATAAAAGCCTCTGTAGTCCCAGTCGTCTGCCCCTATTGTTCCATAGGATGTTCTATAGACATGTACGTAGTGGGTGACAAGATAGTCCACACCACGGGGTCTCAAGATTCTTTCATAAACAAAGGGGCTCTCTGTCCTAAGGGCAAGGCGGCGTTTCAAGTTGTTGATAATGAGCTTAGGCTGAAAAAGCCGATGATTAGAACAGGCCCCAAGCCTCCACCTGAGGAGCTACTTAGGGCTAAGAGTTGGGATGAACTTGTGGCTATCGCTAAGAAATATCCGCCCAATTGGAGAGAGGTAAGTTGGACTGAGGCGCTACAATACATTGCGGAGAGACTAGGTGAAATTCTAAGCCGCTGGAGACAAAACACAGGGGCTCCGGCGCAAAAAGACGGATATTACTACGTGGGTAAAGATGTGCCTGTACAAGTAATTGGCTCGTCTATTCTTGTAAATGAAGAGTCATATCTAATTAGAAAGCTTGCGGCATTTATTGGTACGTCTAACATGGACGCCCAATACCGTAAATGTCACTCAAGTACAGTGGCAGCACTTGCTGTAACATATGGATGGGGGGCAGAAACGGCCACGCTAGAGGATCTCGCCCTAGCAGATATAGTGCTTTTCTTCTCAAGTCCCGCCGAGGCTCATCCAGTGTCTCTTGCACACTTTCTCAAGGGTAAAAGAGAGAGGGGTACTATATTTATCACTTTTGACCCAAGATATTCCAGAACAGCCGCCATTTCTGATATATGGGTTCCCTTCCGTTCTGGTACAGAAACAGCTATACTACACTATATACTACATTACGCCTTCTTTGAGAGAAACCCGCCCATAGATCAACTCCCTGAGTTTCGCAGACTTATGAGCCGCTGGAATATCACAGATGACGACTTGGCGGACTTAAAGGAATTGCTTAAAGATTATACAGCCGATGAAGTATCAAAAATATCGGGCGTCTCTGTCGACCTCTTAAGGACTGTAGCGCAGATCTATGTAGAAAACAGCGGCGTGGTTACAAACCATAAGAAACATGGCGTAATACAGTGGGCGATGGGTATCACACAACACACAAATGCCACTATAAACATAATTCGGGCTATTGCTATTGTCCAATTGCTGTTGGGCAATGTGGGCTATCCAGGAGGTGGTGCACATCCATTCCGCGGTCATAGTAATGTACAAGGGACTACCGATATGCATGGCGGCGGTTGGGACGCCTTACCTGGCTACCACGGCAATCCCACCAGCCCCTTTGAGGTGCGATTGTATCAAGACTGGAAATTACAGGGTATGCCCGATGCGTGGAGTTGGGAAGTTCCACAGTGGGCTCGTAACAGATTTGCCACAACAGCACCTGATAGAGGTAAAGCCGACTTAGTAAAGGTATTGCAAGTGTATAAATTCTACGGCTGGCGTAGGCTAGAGCTTGCTTGGGGCTTGTTCTGTGGGACAAAACCAGAGGAAGACCCCGTCAACGGCGTTGTGATATGCGATTTCCCATTTGGGGCTGGCTCTTCTGAAATAACATTTGTGCGGAGGGCGTTAGCCGGCGAAATTAAGGCCGCGTTTATATTTGGCGAAAATCCGGCAGTAACTAATCCAAATACTAAACTTGTTTGGGCTGCGCTATCTTCTCTAGAATTACTTGTGGTTACCGATATATTTCAGAGTGAAACAGCGTGGTTTGCTGACGTAGTTCTTCCCGCTGCGTCATTTGCAGAAAAGGAGGGTACTAGGACAAACACAGGCGGAGTAATTCAGTGGACTTATAGAGCTGTGTCTCCAAGAGGAGATTCAAGACCTGACTATTGGATTGTTGCGAAAATATATGAATATCTACGGCGGTACGGCGTTATTAAACTACCGAGTGAAGTCGCTGGTGTAAAAACTGAGAAAGTTACGTTTAGAAAGGGCGGGAAGCTTGTATTTGTATATGAGAGGTCTCTGAAACCAGATGAAAGTTGGAACTACGCAGGAGGTTTGGGCAGGAGCGCGCCGGTTTCGCCTATAGAAGCTGAGGTTAACCCAAGGATAATAAACAAGGAGATAAACTTCGCGGTATTGTTATACCAAGGGATCTACGACCCGATAAGAGACGAGTTTACAACTATGAGAAAAAGCACAAGACTAAGAGAGGAGGGCGAGATAGATGGCGTGTTTAGTAAAAAGTTTATGGTGTATAAAGACTGGGGCTGGTGCTGGCCTATGAACGTGAGGTTCCGCTACAATTATGATGTTCTAAAGGTGATGTTGGGGACCGAAGTTAAGGTGAAGGCGGCAGGTAGGGAGTATGTAGTCACAGGCGAGACAGGGGAATGGATAGATGAATACACTGGCGAGTATAGGCCAGCATTTCTCCCAGGTCATAACTTCTGGGTTCCAAGAAGTTTTAAGCGGAAGTTAAGCGGCGTGGCAGACCTCTTTGGTGGACTAGATGTAGTTACATATATTAGAACAGGGGAGGTAAAGATAGACGGAAAGTTTGTAGTAGAGGAGGGCGGCGAAGTAAAGACTTTAAGCTTTGAGGAATATGTTGCAAAAACTGGTATGAAATATCTCTGGGTTAACGATACGCTCTACTGGGATGAGGAGACTACGAGTTTTAAAGCTGCTGTGAAAAGACCCTATTTCTCTGGTGGCGGATGGCGCGCCTTTAAGCCAAAGATGGAACAGATGCGGGAACTCCTACGTAAGTATTATCAAGAGTCTGGCAGTCTTAAAATTGCTGTCTTAAAAGCTATAGGCGATATGGGCGGATGGTATGCGGGTTATAACTTCCAGTGGCCTATACACACCGAGCCTGTAGAGTCGCCTGATATAGAACTAGCTATAAAATACCCCACGTTGGCATGGCTAAATCCATACAATATATCTGTACTGAAAGAAGAGCCAGATATTGTAAGGGGCAAACCTGTTGGTGTAGCATTAGAGCCAAAAGATTTAGAGAGTCTGCCAGGAGAACTTGTAGTAATAACAAGCAATAGGTTGACCGAGCATTTCCACAGCGGTACTATGACCAGAAACTCTCCCATGTTAGCAGAATTAGTGCCAGAGCCCTTTGTATATGTACCTAGAGCAATTGCTCAAAAACTAGGGATTGCGTCAGGCGATTATGTGGATATAATAACAGCAAGAGGGTCCATAAGGCTTAAAGCATATGTAACGGAGGGGATGGCGTATCTAAATGTAAATGGTAAGAAAATACCCGTTGTAAGCGTTGTCTGGACGTTTGGCTTTCTGGGATATATAGGCGGTGCTGTAGCTAATTTTATAGTTCCCGACGTAGGAGATGTAGTTACTACAATACAAGAGTCTAAGGCATGGCTTGGCAAAATAAAGAAGGCTGAAATGGTGTAA
- a CDS encoding formate dehydrogenase accessory sulfurtransferase FdhD yields the protein MWSSGVAMSYREVGSIKIAVDAEVEVYVNGEKSAVFISAPVDLEALAYGYLYSEGYIDDISQARLKIEGTRIWAEVPRGRRTMVVSYAEDCGVAPLIKFRKGGEVPLEVAVELAREFTKYTIWHVEPELAMHTSALYVDGVWLVVHDTSRHSGVVKLVGRYLMEGLKGQKKIGFTTGRVSADIVNRLASIGVSAIVSLRGPLYSGVEAACKLGIPLIANVKTRGFTLLCPSNI from the coding sequence ATGTGGTCTAGTGGTGTTGCCATGTCGTATCGAGAGGTAGGCAGTATTAAGATCGCTGTAGATGCGGAGGTAGAGGTTTATGTAAATGGGGAGAAGTCTGCCGTGTTTATATCAGCGCCTGTCGACCTCGAGGCTCTTGCATATGGTTACCTATATTCAGAGGGATATATAGACGACATATCTCAAGCCCGCCTAAAAATAGAGGGTACAAGGATTTGGGCAGAGGTGCCGAGAGGCAGAAGGACTATGGTTGTCTCATACGCAGAGGATTGCGGTGTGGCGCCCCTTATTAAATTTAGGAAAGGCGGAGAGGTTCCGCTTGAGGTAGCTGTAGAGTTGGCGAGGGAGTTTACAAAATACACAATTTGGCACGTCGAGCCTGAGTTGGCGATGCACACCTCGGCCCTATACGTGGACGGAGTTTGGCTTGTTGTCCACGACACAAGCCGCCATAGCGGTGTTGTTAAGCTCGTGGGGAGGTACCTAATGGAGGGTCTTAAAGGTCAGAAAAAGATCGGATTTACGACTGGTCGCGTTTCTGCAGACATCGTGAATAGGCTAGCTTCTATAGGCGTCTCGGCAATAGTCTCCCTCCGGGGGCCTCTCTACAGCGGCGTCGAGGCGGCGTGTAAACTTGGGATACCGCTAATAGCTAACGTAAAAACCAGGGGCTTCACCCTACTCTGTCCATCCAATATATAA
- a CDS encoding formate dehydrogenase translates to MESLYRALCGEDQECLRETRETSRFLSELDQIAKSLEVHVDKSPAQYVIESIDVERLRREAEGRGVPRQLVDYVVRRALYFRFGGGGVGGRCKNCGDPASLVVLKREDLGIYERQRTVARCVCGSEWEFEMWRCPNCGTQGRDSFDVYIYSDVYILSCKKCGYKFGMIEEKPDLHVMHFYIHILRWTLPSGDT, encoded by the coding sequence GTGGAATCGCTGTATAGAGCTCTCTGTGGCGAAGACCAAGAGTGTCTTAGAGAGACTAGGGAAACCTCCCGTTTTTTATCCGAGCTCGACCAGATAGCGAAAAGTCTGGAGGTCCATGTGGATAAATCACCTGCCCAATATGTCATTGAGTCTATCGACGTTGAGAGGCTTAGGAGGGAGGCAGAGGGGAGGGGCGTCCCGAGGCAGCTGGTGGACTATGTAGTTAGGAGGGCCCTCTATTTTAGGTTTGGGGGAGGCGGAGTAGGTGGCCGTTGTAAAAACTGCGGCGACCCTGCCTCTCTTGTTGTGCTGAAACGGGAGGATCTCGGCATTTACGAAAGACAGCGGACGGTTGCGAGGTGCGTATGTGGTTCTGAATGGGAATTTGAAATGTGGCGCTGCCCCAATTGCGGCACCCAGGGCAGAGACAGCTTTGACGTCTACATTTACAGCGACGTCTATATCCTCTCCTGTAAAAAATGCGGCTATAAATTCGGTATGATAGAGGAGAAGCCGGATCTCCACGTCATGCACTTTTACATACACATACTGAGGTGGACCTTGCCCTCTGGAGATACATAA
- a CDS encoding ATP-binding protein, whose translation MKLTRRVAAIDGDRCVKCNLCVRACPTSALRPPRVLYSRCTGCGLCTYTCPRGAIKMATRLSLAAYVFIVAVALAGVALAGLAVLTPYFYPSNHPTINFTTNITIPTFIPANVTMPTGEEAAGAGSGFG comes from the coding sequence ATGAAGCTAACGAGGAGAGTTGCGGCGATAGACGGAGACAGATGTGTTAAATGTAACCTCTGTGTAAGAGCATGTCCTACAAGTGCTCTGAGACCTCCGCGTGTCCTCTATTCGCGCTGCACTGGCTGCGGCCTCTGTACGTATACATGCCCGAGGGGGGCGATAAAGATGGCGACTAGGCTAAGCCTTGCCGCCTACGTATTTATCGTGGCGGTGGCCCTTGCCGGCGTAGCCCTAGCTGGCCTTGCAGTGCTAACTCCATACTTCTACCCAAGCAACCACCCCACGATAAATTTTACTACAAACATAACAATACCCACCTTCATCCCCGCCAACGTTACTATGCCCACAGGCGAGGAGGCCGCCGGTGCAGGCTCCGGCTTTGGGTAG